The Streptomyces sp. NBC_00576 genome contains the following window.
ATCCGATCGGACGGCCCGCAGGGGGGAAATTCGCATGTCTCGTTTCGTACGGTGGACGGCCGCTAGCGCCGCCGCGTTGCTGGTGGCCGGATGCAGCAGCGGCACGTCCGACGGCGGTGACGGCAAGGGGTCCGGCGCCGCCCCTTCCTCGTCGGCCTCCTCCTCGTCCCGGGCCTCGCCCGGACTGCCCGCCTCACTGACCTCGCAGAAACCGGACTGGGGCCGCTGCAAAGGCACGTCGGACTCCCCCACACCGGGCAGCGACTGGCAGTGCGCGACACTCAAGGTGCCACTGGACTACGCGAAGCCGGACGGCGAGACCATCGGCCTGGCGCTCATCCGCGCCAAGGCCACCGGAGACAACCGCATCGGATCCCTCCTGTTCAACTTCGGCGGACCGGGCCAGTCGGGGATCTCCGTGATGCCCTCGTACGCCGGCACGGTCTCCGCACTCCGCCAGCGCTATGACCTGGTGAGCTGGGACCCGCGCGGGGTCGGCGCCAGCGAAGGCGTGCGCTGCCGCAGCGACAAGGAGATCCAGGCCGCCGATTCGGTGGACCCGTCGCCGGACGACGCGGCCGAGGAGAAGGCCTTCCTCCAGGACGCGGCCGACTTCGGGAAGGGCTGCGAGAAGGCCGCCGGCAACCTCATCGCGCATGTCTCGACCACCGACTCCGCCCGAGACATGGACCTGATGCGCCAGGTTCTCGGCGACACGAAGACGCACTACTTCGGCATCTCGTACGGCACCGAACTCGGCGGCGTGTACGCCCACCTGTTCCCGAAGAACGTGGGGCGGCTGATCCTCGACGCCGTCGTCGACCCGAGCGCCGACATGGTGGGACACGCGAAGAACCAGGCCCGGGGCTTCCAACGCGCCCTCGACGACTATCTGAAGTCGACGGGTCAGGACCCGGAGCAGGGTTCGCGGAAAATCGCGGCGCTGCTGAAGCGGATCGACGCCGCGCCGCTGCCCACGTCCTCCGGGCGGAAGCTGACCCAGGGCCTGGCGATCACCGGCGTCGTCGTGCCGCTGTACAGCGAGCAGAGCTGGCCGGCGCTGACCAGCGCGCTGGACGCGGCCGAGCAGGGCGACGGATCGGACCTGCTGGCGCTCGCCGACAACTACAACGACCGTGACGCGTCGGGCCACTACGGCACGACGACACATGCGCAACGGGTCATATCGTGCCTGGACGACAAGCAGCGGCCGACGGTGACGGGGACCAAGAAGCTGCTGCCCGAGTTCCGGAAGATCTCGCCCGTGTTCGGGGAGTTCATGGGCTGGGACACGGCCGGCTGGTGCCACGACTGGCCGGTGGCCGGTCAGTACGACACACCCGAGGTCGGCGCGCCCGGCGCGGCGCCCGTCCTGGTGGTCGGCAACACCGGGGACCCGGCGACTCCGTACGAGGGCGCGCGCAAGATGGCGGACGAACTGGGCAAGGGCGTCGGCGTGATGCTGACCTGGAAGGGCGAGGGACACGGGGCGTACGGCAGTGGGAGCGACTGTGTCGACTCCACGGTGAACGCGTATCTGCTGGACGGGACGGTGCCGCAGGACGGCAAGGTCTGTTCATGACGGCGGCGGGGGCCCCGGGCACCTGTGGTGCGCGAGACCCCCGCCGGCCGAACAGGGTGGTGAACCGCGGGTCAGTAGACCGGCTTGTGCGGCTCGATCTGGTGGACCCAGCCGATCACACCGCCGCCGACGTGGACCGCGTCCGCGAAACCGGCGGACTTCAGGACCGCGAGGACTTCCGCACTGCGGACACCCGTCTTGCAGTGCAGGACGATCTTCTTGTCCTGCGGGAGGGTCGCCAGGGCGGTACCCATGAGGAACTCGTTCTTCGGGATCAGCTTGGCGCCGGGGATCGAGACGATCTCGTACTCGTTGATCTCGCGGACGTCGATGATCTCGATGTTCTCGCCGTCGTCGATCCACTCCTTGAGCTGCTTGGGAGTGATCGTCGATCCGGCCGCCGCCTCCTGGGCCTCCTCGGACACGACGCCGCAGAAGGCCTCGTAGTCGATGAGTTCGGTGACGGTCGGGTTCTCGCCGCAGACCGCGCAGTCCGGGTCCTTGCGGACCTTGACCTGGCGGTACTGCATCTCCAGGGCGTCGTAGATCATCAGACGGCCGACGAGCGGCTCGCCGATGCCCGCGAGGAGCTTGATGGCCTCGTTGACCTGGATGGAGCCGATGGACGCGCACAGCACGCCCAGAACGCCGCCCTCGGCGCAGGAGGGGACCATGCCCGGCGGCGGCGGCTCCGGGTAGAGGCAGCGGTAGCAGGGGCCGTGCTCGGACCAGAAGACGGAGGCCTGGCCGTCGAAACGGTAGATCGAACCCCACACGTACGGCTTGTTCAGCAGCACGCACGCGTCGTTGACCAGGTAGCGGGTCGCGAAGTTGTCCGTGCCGTCGACGATCAGGTCGTACTGGCTGAAGATCTCCATCACGTTCTCGGCTTCGAGCCGCTCTTCGTGAAGGACCACGTCGACGTACGGGTTGATGCCCAGCACGGAGTCGCGGGCGGACTGGGCCTTGGAGCGGCCGATGTCCGCCTGACTGTGGATGATCTGGCGCTGCAGGTTCGACTCGTCGACCTCGTCGAACTCCACGATGCCGAGCGTGCCCACGCCCGCCGCGGCCAGGTACATCAGCGCCGGCGAACCCAGGCCGCCGGCGCCCACACAGAGCACCTTGGCGTTCTTCAGCCGCTTCTGCCCGTCCATCCCGACATCGGGGATGATCAGGTGGCGGGAGTACCTGCGGACCTCGTCTACGGTGAGCTCGCCAGCGGGCTCGACCAGGGGTGGCAGCGACACGGGGACTCCGTTGGTCGGTCAATCACTACAGTTGTTCTCCCCGTAACACTGCCACGCCCTTCTTCATTCCGAGACACCCGTTCCAAGGCGCGAGACGAGGTCGTCCCAGTAGCCGGGCATGGTCTCCCAGGCATCGGTGCGGCCACCACGATCCGTACGGTCGGTGAAGTAGATCGTGGCGGCGCCCTGCCAGCGTGCGACTCGCAGCGCCTCGTCGAGATGGCCGAGCGGCAGTCCGTGCACGAAGTGGCAGAAGCGCTCGGGCGGATGGTCGGCGGTCCACTCGGCCACCTGCGACCAGCGGTAGTCACTCCAGTGGCCCGAGAACGTGACGAGCTGGTCGCCGTGCTCGGCATAGTCGGGATGCGGATGGGTGCCGTGGCCCAGGACGATGTGCGCGTCGTCGTCCGCCGCGCGGAGCTCGCCGACCGTGCGGCGGATCTCGGGGAGCGCGGTGCGGTCGTTCGGGCAGCGGTTCAGGAGGAAGCCGTCGGCCTTGTACCACTCGCGGTACCGCTGCGCTTCGACGGTCAACTCACCGTGAGTGCGGGCCCCGTGGACCGTGTCGAGGTGACCGAGGACACGGACACCCGCGTTGCGCAGACGGCCGACGGCCTCCAGGCAGTGCGGATCGGGGCGGCTGCCCGGGCCGTCGGCGACGTTGAGGACGACCCAGTGCAGGGGCGTGCCCGGGCGGGCCAGTTGGCCCCACTCGGTCGGGGCGACGAGGGGATGCGCGAAGCCCGGGATGCCGAAGCCTGTGCGTACGCCGGTGCTCGCGGTGCCCGCCTTGGCACTGGTCAGATGCGGCATGCCGCCTCCATCCAGATGTCTGCGAGGGACTCCTCCAGGTTGATCCGGGGCCGCCAGCCGAGCCGGTCGCGCGCGGTGCGTACGTCGGCCTGCTGCCAGCTGCCGCAGCCGTCCGGGTACGGGTGCGCGACCGGGGCGGCGTGGTCCGGGTCGGTTCGGGGGTGGCCGATGGATGCCCTCAGGGGGCCGGGCGGGCCGTCGAGTTCGTGCAGCGTGCCGCCGTATCCGGCCACGCGGGCGAGGACGGAGGCGGCGTCGCGCAGGCGCACGGCACGACCGGAGCCGATGTTGATGACGCCCTGCGCTGCCGAGAGCGAGGCGGCGTGGACGGCCCGCGCCACGTCCCTTACGTCGATGAAGTCGCGCTGCGCGCCCAGACCGCCCAGCTTGAGCTCGCCGTCGCCGGACTGCATCGCGCGGCGCAT
Protein-coding sequences here:
- a CDS encoding spherulation-specific family 4 protein, producing MPHLTSAKAGTASTGVRTGFGIPGFAHPLVAPTEWGQLARPGTPLHWVVLNVADGPGSRPDPHCLEAVGRLRNAGVRVLGHLDTVHGARTHGELTVEAQRYREWYKADGFLLNRCPNDRTALPEIRRTVGELRAADDDAHIVLGHGTHPHPDYAEHGDQLVTFSGHWSDYRWSQVAEWTADHPPERFCHFVHGLPLGHLDEALRVARWQGAATIYFTDRTDRGGRTDAWETMPGYWDDLVSRLGTGVSE
- the moeZ gene encoding adenylyltransferase/sulfurtransferase MoeZ → MSLPPLVEPAGELTVDEVRRYSRHLIIPDVGMDGQKRLKNAKVLCVGAGGLGSPALMYLAAAGVGTLGIVEFDEVDESNLQRQIIHSQADIGRSKAQSARDSVLGINPYVDVVLHEERLEAENVMEIFSQYDLIVDGTDNFATRYLVNDACVLLNKPYVWGSIYRFDGQASVFWSEHGPCYRCLYPEPPPPGMVPSCAEGGVLGVLCASIGSIQVNEAIKLLAGIGEPLVGRLMIYDALEMQYRQVKVRKDPDCAVCGENPTVTELIDYEAFCGVVSEEAQEAAAGSTITPKQLKEWIDDGENIEIIDVREINEYEIVSIPGAKLIPKNEFLMGTALATLPQDKKIVLHCKTGVRSAEVLAVLKSAGFADAVHVGGGVIGWVHQIEPHKPVY
- a CDS encoding alpha/beta hydrolase, producing MSRFVRWTAASAAALLVAGCSSGTSDGGDGKGSGAAPSSSASSSSRASPGLPASLTSQKPDWGRCKGTSDSPTPGSDWQCATLKVPLDYAKPDGETIGLALIRAKATGDNRIGSLLFNFGGPGQSGISVMPSYAGTVSALRQRYDLVSWDPRGVGASEGVRCRSDKEIQAADSVDPSPDDAAEEKAFLQDAADFGKGCEKAAGNLIAHVSTTDSARDMDLMRQVLGDTKTHYFGISYGTELGGVYAHLFPKNVGRLILDAVVDPSADMVGHAKNQARGFQRALDDYLKSTGQDPEQGSRKIAALLKRIDAAPLPTSSGRKLTQGLAITGVVVPLYSEQSWPALTSALDAAEQGDGSDLLALADNYNDRDASGHYGTTTHAQRVISCLDDKQRPTVTGTKKLLPEFRKISPVFGEFMGWDTAGWCHDWPVAGQYDTPEVGAPGAAPVLVVGNTGDPATPYEGARKMADELGKGVGVMLTWKGEGHGAYGSGSDCVDSTVNAYLLDGTVPQDGKVCS